In bacterium, a single genomic region encodes these proteins:
- the plsY gene encoding glycerol-3-phosphate 1-O-acyltransferase PlsY → MTIILKILAMVVVSYLLGAIPTGFIIGKLIKKIDVREFGSGNMGAANVFRVLGIIPGIITLIIDIAKGLICASIIAAYFHRGCSDQLYNLFQIIAGTSSIIGHNWTIFLDFKGGKGVATSAGVFLAIAPIPILLCVAVWGVCALITRYVSLSSIIAAISLPIFIGVFNFRIGNLVFGIIAAVFVVIRHKTNIKRLLEGRENRIGKKVKNLHKT, encoded by the coding sequence ATGACAATTATATTAAAGATCCTGGCAATGGTGGTCGTAAGTTATCTGTTAGGGGCAATTCCAACAGGTTTTATAATTGGGAAATTAATAAAGAAGATTGATGTTAGAGAGTTTGGAAGCGGGAATATGGGAGCAGCTAATGTATTTAGAGTGCTAGGAATTATTCCCGGAATAATAACACTGATTATTGATATTGCCAAAGGCCTGATTTGCGCAAGTATAATAGCGGCATATTTTCATAGAGGTTGTTCAGATCAGTTGTATAATTTGTTTCAAATAATAGCGGGAACAAGTTCAATAATAGGCCATAACTGGACTATATTTTTGGATTTTAAAGGAGGAAAAGGAGTTGCAACAAGCGCAGGGGTATTTCTCGCTATAGCGCCGATCCCTATACTGTTATGCGTTGCAGTATGGGGGGTATGCGCTTTAATCACAAGATATGTCTCGCTCTCATCTATAATAGCTGCAATAAGCTTACCTATTTTTATAGGTGTTTTTAATTTCAGGATTGGGAATCTTGTTTTTGGAATAATTGCAGCAGTGTTTGTTGTTATAAGACACAAAACTAACATAAAGAGACTCTTAGAAGGCAGGGAAAACAGGATTGGGAAGAAAGTAAAAAACTTGCATAAAACATAG
- the der gene encoding ribosome biogenesis GTPase Der — METEKRNPIVAILGRPNVGKSTLFNRIIGQRKSIVDSFSGLTRDRIYGTGTWGGKNFEVIDTGGLDFEGLDNISAQVRAQVDIAIVQADFIIFMVDAKTGVLPVDKEIIDKIRRTDKKYIVVVNKVDTEAKTNDIYDFYQFGTDELLPISASHGLNINTLLDKVTEDFSDGENASSSDEIRIAIVGGPNVGKSSYVNAILGDKRLIVDEEPGTTRDAVDSFLKYKNASFVLVDTAGIRARNKLKTDVERYSVIRAQKAIQLSDIAILIIDITKGPTREDKKIASFVCEQGKGLIIAINKADLSKKLGIDKGIWLEQFKANLKFLNFASVVFISALKKEKIFTVMDMALNVHKYYTERISTAVLNKMLEDAKKRRPFSSTSSKQLKIKYITQVSTCPPTFALFVNNRNLIMEDYLNYLKNNLYNDFGFEGVPIRFKIKETT; from the coding sequence ATGGAGACAGAAAAGCGTAACCCCATTGTTGCAATTTTAGGACGTCCCAATGTTGGCAAGTCAACGCTTTTTAATCGAATAATTGGACAAAGAAAAAGTATAGTAGACTCTTTTTCCGGCCTAACACGGGATAGAATCTATGGAACTGGTACATGGGGGGGTAAAAACTTTGAGGTTATAGATACTGGAGGCCTGGATTTCGAGGGATTAGATAACATATCCGCACAGGTTAGAGCACAAGTTGATATAGCTATTGTTCAGGCAGATTTTATAATTTTCATGGTTGATGCCAAGACAGGTGTTCTTCCAGTAGATAAGGAGATTATAGATAAAATTCGAAGAACAGATAAGAAATATATTGTAGTTGTTAATAAGGTAGACACTGAAGCAAAGACTAATGATATTTATGATTTCTATCAGTTTGGCACTGATGAGCTTTTGCCAATTTCAGCATCTCATGGTTTAAATATTAATACTTTATTAGATAAGGTAACAGAGGATTTTTCTGATGGGGAAAATGCATCATCATCTGATGAGATAAGAATAGCTATTGTTGGGGGCCCAAATGTTGGAAAGTCTTCTTATGTAAATGCAATACTCGGAGATAAAAGACTTATAGTAGATGAGGAGCCAGGCACAACAAGGGATGCAGTAGATAGCTTTCTAAAGTACAAAAACGCAAGTTTTGTGTTAGTTGACACAGCAGGTATTAGAGCGAGAAACAAACTAAAGACAGACGTTGAAAGATATAGTGTAATAAGAGCACAAAAAGCTATACAACTATCCGATATAGCGATCTTAATTATAGATATAACCAAAGGACCAACGCGGGAGGATAAAAAAATAGCCTCTTTTGTCTGTGAACAGGGGAAGGGCTTAATAATAGCAATTAATAAAGCAGATTTATCAAAAAAGCTGGGTATTGATAAGGGAATATGGCTCGAACAGTTTAAAGCTAACTTAAAGTTTCTTAATTTTGCATCAGTAGTTTTTATATCCGCATTGAAAAAAGAAAAGATTTTTACGGTCATGGACATGGCCCTTAATGTACATAAATATTATACAGAACGCATAAGTACTGCAGTGCTCAACAAGATGTTAGAAGATGCAAAAAAACGCAGGCCGTTCTCTTCTACATCCAGTAAGCAGTTGAAAATAAAATATATAACTCAAGTGTCAACCTGCCCGCCTACATTTGCTTTGTTTGTTAATAATAGAAATTTGATTATGGAAGACTATCTAAACTATCTAAAAAATAATCTGTATAATGATTTTGGATTTGAAGGTGTTCCAATAAGGTTCAAAATAAAGGAAACAACATGA
- the pgsA gene encoding CDP-diacylglycerol--glycerol-3-phosphate 3-phosphatidyltransferase codes for MANFLTVFRILLVPVFAVFLHKGTPETRLIALGIFFIAGITDAIDGLIARKRDQVSKFGKHIDPIADKILLITAFIMLTLDKSIPAFLAIVVIARDVVIISGFLILYVVLGGLEPKPSKISKCTTFLQIFTIIYVLLNIRVSSVLFVDPIVWTTMVFTVISGINYTIHGVKLLNGDRKA; via the coding sequence ATGGCAAATTTTTTGACTGTTTTTAGGATATTACTGGTGCCTGTCTTTGCTGTTTTTCTACACAAAGGAACACCAGAAACTAGACTCATAGCTCTAGGCATATTTTTTATTGCTGGTATAACAGATGCCATAGATGGCTTAATTGCTCGCAAGAGAGATCAAGTGTCCAAATTCGGTAAACACATTGATCCAATAGCAGATAAGATACTTCTTATAACAGCTTTTATCATGCTAACGCTGGATAAGAGCATTCCTGCTTTTCTTGCAATCGTAGTCATTGCGCGTGATGTAGTTATCATATCCGGTTTTTTAATACTTTACGTTGTTTTAGGAGGTCTTGAGCCAAAGCCCTCAAAAATAAGCAAATGCACTACTTTTTTGCAAATTTTCACAATTATTTATGTCTTGTTAAATATAAGAGTTTCTTCAGTGCTTTTTGTTGATCCAATTGTATGGACAACAATGGTTTTTACAGTGATATCAGGAATTAATTATACTATACATGGAGTAAAGCTATTAAATGGAGACAGAAAAGCGTAA
- a CDS encoding CsgG/HfaB family protein, translating to MKCVEKSLVVILALLFVAVSFSSPVCAEKVRVAVSKFTAKDAPGTNYWRKSELSMGTGMADMLESALTETGQFSVMSRIDVKDIISEQDLGASGRVSKKTGAKIGKIKGAQIILNGVITVFEYSQKGMGGGVSFGGYSVGAKTKTAIVAGIIKIVNAETSEMQTLRFSGEAKRRGLSLGAAIPLPGAKSLGVSFGGFKKTPMGEATQKAIDDIVLKVQSHCQNLLDAGTVMVACPKCGTQVKAGIKFCPGCGASIPQATLEECPYCNAEVSPGTVFCPECGKKIQGVTCSKCGVSLKPGAKFCPKCGTKVQ from the coding sequence ATGAAGTGCGTAGAAAAGTCATTGGTTGTTATCTTGGCTTTATTATTTGTTGCTGTCTCGTTTTCAAGTCCTGTATGTGCGGAAAAGGTGCGTGTTGCTGTAAGTAAATTCACTGCAAAAGATGCTCCAGGAACTAATTATTGGAGGAAATCTGAGTTAAGTATGGGAACCGGAATGGCTGATATGCTGGAAAGTGCATTAACAGAGACCGGGCAGTTTTCCGTTATGAGCAGAATAGATGTGAAGGATATAATTAGTGAGCAGGATCTTGGGGCAAGCGGAAGAGTAAGCAAAAAAACAGGGGCAAAAATTGGAAAGATTAAAGGAGCTCAGATAATTCTTAATGGGGTAATTACAGTGTTCGAGTATTCACAGAAGGGCATGGGTGGAGGGGTGAGCTTTGGCGGATATTCAGTTGGAGCAAAAACTAAAACTGCAATAGTTGCTGGAATAATAAAGATTGTAAATGCTGAGACTTCAGAAATGCAGACACTCAGGTTCAGTGGAGAAGCAAAAAGAAGAGGGTTAAGCCTGGGAGCTGCCATACCTCTGCCTGGTGCAAAGAGTTTGGGAGTAAGTTTTGGTGGTTTTAAGAAGACTCCTATGGGAGAAGCAACGCAGAAAGCTATTGATGATATTGTGTTAAAGGTTCAGTCGCATTGTCAGAATTTGCTGGATGCTGGCACTGTGATGGTTGCTTGTCCAAAATGCGGGACTCAGGTCAAAGCAGGAATAAAATTCTGTCCGGGTTGTGGCGCATCAATTCCACAGGCTACTCTTGAAGAGTGTCCATATTGTAACGCTGAAGTATCTCCTGGCACTGTATTCTGTCCAGAATGCGGGAAGAAAATTCAGGGCGTAACATGTTCGAAATGTGGCGTATCTCTTAAGCCGGGAGCTAAGTTTTGCCCAAAATGCGGGACAAAGGTTCAATAA